The following are encoded in a window of Arctopsyche grandis isolate Sample6627 chromosome 2, ASM5162203v2, whole genome shotgun sequence genomic DNA:
- the LOC143922354 gene encoding zinc finger BED domain-containing protein 4-like has translation MSSKRKHSPLWTHFTEDIDNKKAKCNHCSTIISIAGGSNGNLTRHMKTKHLLIPLTAERQTPILPSLNSLQSSQSTCESENIISASSNIVDSQQSMTQYIRRPPPVPKIEQIDKQLVKMVAKGHHALRIVEETEFRKLIELVSQCPGYKLPSRKTLSENLMSRIHNDVMAEAKIKVQAAPALSLSTDGWTSRNNDSYIAIVAHFINEETKLHSVLLGCINYKERHTSQNLCDFMKVVMAEWNISHTVAAIVSDNAANILSAVRLGDWRSISCFAHSLNLVVQEATKKICDVLGRVKNIVEFFIRSTQGKHKLTATQQQMNLPVLKLKQDVQTCWNSTFDMLKRIVQVKDAVIATVALLRPDLTLNEGDWEVIEEVLPLLSPFYEITLEISAEKNSLLKKGMEDRLKDIEKNMLYAECTILDPRFKTRGFKNQRACEMVVQALRNKIGQVQLVQGGTPEAVPTSSDASTSIPSNKNSCIWDEYDQEIQKITRPDNQLAAGIRELDKYLNEEYLNRKEDPLQWWHERPPRSVIASSSGKLFARPSIGLPASNGKASYPFSKSLVRPAGPPSITTTS, from the exons ATGTCATCAAAAAGAAAACATAGCCCCTTGTGGACTCATTTTACAGAAgacattgataataaaaaagcgaAATGTAACCATTGTTCAACAATAATAAGTATTGCGGGCGGATCGAATGGTAATTTAACCCGacatatgaaaacaaaacaccTTTTGATCCCATTAACTGCTGAAAGACAAACACCGATATTACCTAGTTTAAACTCACTTCAATCAAGTCAAAGCACATGCGAATCGGAGAATATAATTTCAGCATCATCAAATATAGTAGACTCCCAACAATCGATGACCCAATACATTCGTAGACCACCGCCAGTTCCAAAGATTGAGCAAATTGATAAACAACTTGTCAAGATGGTAGCTAAAGGGCATCACGCCTTAAGAATCGTAGAAGAAACAGAATTTCGTAAACTTATTGAATTAGTTTCTCAATGCCCAGGCTATAAACTACCATCAAGAAAAACGTTATCGGAAAATTTAATGTCAAGAATTCACAATGACGTCATGGCTGAAGCAAAAATAAAGGTACAAGCAGCACCAGCGTTGTCTCTTAGTACTGATGGTTGGACGTCTAGAAATAACGACAGCTATATAGCTATTGTAgctcattttataaatgaagaGACTAAACTTCACTCAGTATTACTTGGTTGTATCAATTATAAAGAGCGACATACTAGTCAAAACTTGTGCGACTTTATGAAAGTTGTTATGGCGGAGTGGAACATTTCACACACAGTTGCTGCCATTGTTAGCGATAATGCAGCAAATATCTTATCTGCTGTTAGACTTGGTGATTGGCGGTCCATCTCATGTTTCGCTCACTCTCTAAATCTTGTTGTACAAGAAGCTACGAAAAAGATATGTGACGTTTTGGGAAGAGTTAAAAATATTGTCGAGTTTTTTATTCGTAGCACACAAGGAAAACATAAATTGACTGCTACGCAGCAGCAAATGAATTTGCCTGTTCTTAAGCTCAAGCAGGATGTACAAACCTGCTGGAATTCCACTTTTGACATGCTCAAGCGAATAGTACAGGTAAAGGATGCAGTGATTGCTACCGTTGCACTTCTACGCCCTGATTTAACTTTAAATGAAGGGGACTGGGAAGTCATAGAGGAAGTTTTACCGTTACTCAGTCCATTCTACGAGATTACCTTAGAAATAAGTGCCGAGAAAAAC TCTCTGCTAAAGAAAGGCATGGAAGATCGTTTAAAAGATATAGAGAAGAATATGTTATACGCAGAGTGTACGATTTTGGATCCTCGATTTAAGACGAGGGGATTCAAAAATCAAAGAGCCTGTGAAATGGTAGTACAAGCCCTTAGAAATAAAATCGGCCAAGTACAATTAGTTCAAGGGGGTACTCCAGAGGCTGTTCCTACTTCCAGCGACGCATCAACATCTAtacctagtaataaaaatagctgCATATGGGATGAATACGaccaagaaatacaaaaaattactagGCCAGATAACCAGCTTGCTGCTGGCATTCGCGAATTAGATAAATACCTAAATGAAGAGTATCTAAATCGTAAAGAAGATCCGCTTCAATGGTGGCATGAACGTC CTCCGAGATCTGTAATAGCGTCTTCAAGTGGCAAGCTGTTTGCTCGTCCATCTATCGGATTGCCGGCCTCCAACGGCAAAGCTTCCTACCCATTTTCAAAAAGCTTGGTGAGACCAGCCGGTCCGCCATCAATTACTACCACATCATAA